The Acinetobacter sp. SAAs474 DNA window AGGCAACCCCAACGCTTAAATTCATCTCTTTGGCTGCACTCATCCCTGAGTCCATCAATGCTTTAAATTGATCTTCAAGGTTGTTATAGCCGTCTAAATAGACTTGGCCTGTGAGTTTAGCAATTTGGTCATTCACCAATTTTTGTTCATAGTAACCATCCCCTAAACGCTTGTGCATGTTTTGTGGATCACTATTAAACATTTGCAGCATGTAATCACTGCCCAGCCATTTTTTATAGTTGGTAAAACTTGGATCAGTATTTATTAAATATTGACCATTGTTCGGATTAACACTAAATAAACTACTATTCGGTAAAGTAGTGTTAACATCACCCGTTCGAATACCAATACCATCTTGATAGGCTGATGAAATATTTAAGGCTTCAGTCGAACCTGAGTTATTTTGTATCTGTGCATGTTCTTGATAGGAAAAAATACCCAAATTTAAATCAGTCATCATCGGAGCTGGTCGATATGAGGATGTATCATGTCCTGTACTATCTGCACCGCTATGATGCTCACGCCAATAACTATGCAGGGTTCCCTGATCCGTCACAATAGTTTGACCCAATGTTTCATGATTCACTAAATCATCAACCGAGACGACTAAAGTCTTTCCTGCCAGAATTTGACTGTCCGCATTTAACAGCGACGTGCCCGTAATTTTAATATTACCGCCAGCAATCATCTGCCCAGGTGCAGAATCAATCACTTGCGTTTGCTCTGTGATTTTATCGTAATCATATTTATGCCAGTTTTCGTGCCAGATGCCATCAGGCGTTACCATATGGTCATTTTCGTCAGTTCTTTTAATCCCCCACCCTAATTCTTCTTGGCTACCTGCTGCATAACGTTTATTTTGACCTTGTACTTCATATTCAATGATATGTTGGCGATCAACCTCCTTAATTTCTGTTTTAAGGTGTTGATTCGTATGACGGACAACTTGGCTATTGATGGTTAGGTCATTTCCAGCTTCGATCTTGGCACTATGATTATTTAAATTTTTCGCCTGACCTTCTGCATTCTTTGTGCGACTCAGTTGACCTGCAATCACCATATTGCCTTCACTTGAAAGCAAAGCACCTTCTTTATTGCTAATCTGTTGCGCACCAATATCAAGTTGTTGACGTGCGGCAATCACAGCAGCTTTATCTACGTCTGAAACGATCTCATTTTGATTAATCAATTCATTTGCTGCGATCGCAACATGGTGACCATAAATTTTACCTGTTCCAATATTATTTAACTGTTGGTTAACTTCAATGAAGCTTTGACCATTACTATTAATTTCGCCACGGTTAATTAAATTTTCACTGCCAATATGAATTTTATTTTCCGCAACTAAACGACCATTTGCTGTATTTTCAATGGTTTGTGCTTGAAGGCTGAGTTTATTTCCTGCACGTAATTCAGTGCTATTAATCAAATCTCCAGCAGTCTCAATCGATAATTGATTGCCTGCACTGATGTTATTTTGTGTCGTAAATGAATGCTTTAAAGTCAAAGCTAAATCATGACCCGCAGCTAATTCACCGTCCGCAGTAATTGATTTTGCTTGAATATCAACATCCTGATTCGCCAGAACCTGTCCATCACGGTTATTGATATTTTGTGCCTGTATCGCAATATCTTGTGAAGATAATAATTTCCCTTGCTGATTATTGATGTCTCCACTATTAATCAGTAACGTTGTTCCAGCTAGAATTTGACCGTCTTGATTGATGAATTGACCACTATTCAGATTTAAGTTCTGCTCAACTTGTAACTTTCCACGGCTATTATCCGCAGACCCCACATCAATATGACTGTTTTGGGTATAAATATCGCCCTTAATATTATTAAATTGCTCTCCACTGACATTCAAAGTATTCAAATTAAGTTGAGCATTCTGATTATCTAATCCCTTATCAAGATTTAAACTAATCCCACCATTGGCCGTGATTTTTCCCGCATCATTTTCAATCTGATTAGCTTGAATACTGCCTTGAGCAAAGCTGGTTGCAATCGATGTATTGGCTGAACTGGTACGACCGCCACCAGCTGCTGTCGTTGGTACTGAATTTCCTGAACCCGTACTAACACTTCCAGTATTGCCAGTATTCGACCCAGAACTTGTTCCACCACTGGTATCGACTTCCGTATAACCAATTAAGCCATTTTGACTATTACTTAAGGTATTGGCTTCTATCGTCAAATCTTGTAAGCCGGTTTGAATAATGTTGCCACTTTGATTTTTTAAGCTGGTTGTTTCTATATCCACCCGTCCAGCATTGAGGTCACCTGAGTTTTGAATACGATTGCTATTACGAATATTTAATTCTGCAGAGGTGGTAATTAAGCCTGTATTTTTAATATTCTCAGTTTGAATGCTTTGCTGACCTAAGCTGGAAAATGTGCCGCTGTTATTTAAATCTGTGCCTTTAATCTCTAATGTGGCTTGATTCGGTGTGGTTTTATCTTGTGCCACCACCGCACCACTATTCAGCACTTCCCCATTGGCACTAATTTTAATATTACCCGCTGAAGCAAATACTTGCCCCGCATTGTTAATCCCGACGCCTTTCTCAGTACTGATTAAACTGATCTTACCGGCATACATCCCTCCTAGGTTACTGGTATCAATCGCAACTTGTGGTGCTGTACCTGTCGATGTCGCAGTCGCCTGAACGCTTCCTATTTGTGCCGTTCCTGCAATATCATTCTGTCCAGTCACTACCGTAAGTTCATTCGCCCAAATCCCTGCATTAATAGAGGCTGCTCGGCTTAAAATTTGGGTATAGTCGGTTTTACTGGTATCTAAACCTTGTCCAGTGATATTAATCAGCCCATCACGAATTTGAAATCCTGTCACTTGGCCATTATTCAATCGTGGATTACCGCTAGAGAGCGTTACACCACCCGTATTGATAAAACCACCACCATCGACATTAATCCCTGCTTGATTGGCAATAATCACATCCGCCTTACGTCCACCGACCTCAATATAACCATTTAAATGGCTGGGATTACTGCTGTTAACCTGATTAACAATCACTTTGGCTTCGCCACCGGCAAGCCATGGATTGGCTTGAATATAGCCTCCTAATTGCGTATTGGTGTTCTGACGACTGTTATTCAGAATTACCCCTTGTTGATTGACATCAAATTGTTGATAGTGATTCATTGATACGCCAGCTTGGGTTGGCGTCTGAATATTCACCTGTGTAGTGCCATTGGCACTGCTTAAAACAGTTGGACGTTGATTCCCCGCAGCATTTGGATCAGCAATCACATTGGCCTGTGCCGTTTCAACTGCGCTACTGATCAAGGCTGTTCCTGTGATCAGCATTAAAGAGAAAGATAAAACTTTTAGACCCAAATTCTTTTTAGACGTAATAACCGTAGTTTCAAGCTCAATTGTTTTATTATTTTGTGTTGTACTTTGTCCCGCAGCAGATACATGCTCTGCAACCGCAATCATTTCACCACGAGCTTTACTAAAAATCGTTTTATAAAAGTGCTTATTCATTTTGTTTTGCCTATAAGGAGATTCACTTTCTCAATTCAATAAAGTGAGTATTTTTTTAAATTAAAATTTATTGTTCGTTAACAAAAGGTTTTGCCACTGCTGAAAGTCTTTCAAAGCGACTTGATTTCCTTTGAAACGCTTTACTTTCAAACCTGTTTTTTTACCACGATGGTATAAAGAGCTCATACAAGCTAATGGAAACAGCTCGCCTACGACAATCTTGCTCATCATCTTGCTATGCCCAAACGGAGCAAACCAATCAATAATCCATAAGCGATCACCACTGTTCCACTCATATACAGGCATAGGCAAGCCTTGATTTTTAATGTACTTTTTTTCAGTCTCAGCATTCAAAAATGCCCAACTGACATATCCAACAACACGATTATTTTCAATGAACACTGCAAACTGCCGATGCTGTAAAAATGGAACGACTCGTGTCATCAAATAGCTTAAAGGTGCATCCTTTAAATTCGGTACGTATTGCCATAACCACATAAATGAGCCTAAAACCTCAGCTTCACTCCAATGTTCAGAAGGATAGTGAGATGGAGCAATTAAGCTAATATTTCCAATATTCATCACAATTACTCCTTAAAATGAGTAGCTCGCACTAAAGCCATAATTCAGATCAAAGTTTTGAAAATACTCTGGTTTCTTAAGCGGCTTTCCAATAAAGGCGTCATAGTAGAAGGTACCCCCCACTTTAAATTGACCACGCAGTCCCATTGCACCACCCACAAGGGTTTTACCCAACAACCACTGTGCAGATTGACCGTCCACATGCCCTGCATCGAGTGCCATATAGAATTGATGTGATGGGAAAAGAGAAGTCGCTAAATCATTACGCCAGTAAAAGCCACGATCAGCGGATAAAGTTAAATCACCATCAAAACCACGCACCGTATAGCGTCCACCAATTGAAATTCGATCTTGTACACTCAAAGGTGTCTGATTATATTGGCCATGAAAACTGCTGGAATAACTGAAATTCTGCTGATCTAAGCGAAATGGGACTTGTAGACTGGCATCAACTGTCCAAATCTTCATACGCGATGTTCCTTCATCGAAAGCTTCTTCAATAGCGCTTAAAGCACCAAATGCTCCTGTACCGCGTCGATATCCTAGGCCTAAATCTAAAACCGCTGCTTGAATATACTGACGATGATTAAAATCTAGTTGCCAGCCAGCGACATCTCGTCGTTGTACCGTTAATTCAGCATCATCGATAAAACTCTTAGACGTCCGATGCCAACCTTTTAATGTTGCTGTAGTTTTTTTACTGGCATCACGATAGAGCAGTCGTGTGAGAGATAAGTCTTGGTTATGACTTAAGCCATTGTAGTCATAAACGTTGTTTGCAGCAGCAACGGCCTGATCATATTGATAGCGACTCACATTGGCACTGACCAACCAATTTTTATAAGGAATTGAATAATGAATCGCATAGTTATTGCTACCACTGTCTACCGTTGTTCCATTTTGATCGGTAATTGATTGCTGATCGGCAAGGTTTTGTCCGAAAGTTACATAAAATAAATCACTACGAAATAATGGGTTATCTAAAGATAAAGTCACATTACCTTGATATTTCCCTGTTTGATGACTCCCTGCATCATCAACACTCAAAGTCACGCGAACCGGTATGGTACGTTGTTTCCATTTCACGATAACATTACTTTGATTTGGTGCAGAGGCTGGCACAATTTCGATATCTGCCTCAACAGTGGGTACACGCTTTAAATTTTCTAAACCTTGTTCTAAAGCACGAAGATTCAGTACATCACCCGTTTTTAATGGAAAAATATTCTT harbors:
- a CDS encoding ShlB/FhaC/HecB family hemolysin secretion/activation protein, whose protein sequence is MKSRNRFISQLAFGAGVFMILTLLNARKFDPAVDGLIRNQQRQAELKKITQPQRDVLLDQTQNQSQLRLQDLKDQHCFPIHQVQLNGEMNAYFEKYLKQALKELAFSDGICMGEQRINLLMSQTQNIIIGQGYTTTRILVAPQNLSSGILKLTVIPGLLGEIKIDQQDDQNTHAGRIQYAKNIFPLKTGDVLNLRALEQGLENLKRVPTVEADIEIVPASAPNQSNVIVKWKQRTIPVRVTLSVDDAGSHQTGKYQGNVTLSLDNPLFRSDLFYVTFGQNLADQQSITDQNGTTVDSGSNNYAIHYSIPYKNWLVSANVSRYQYDQAVAAANNVYDYNGLSHNQDLSLTRLLYRDASKKTTATLKGWHRTSKSFIDDAELTVQRRDVAGWQLDFNHRQYIQAAVLDLGLGYRRGTGAFGALSAIEEAFDEGTSRMKIWTVDASLQVPFRLDQQNFSYSSSFHGQYNQTPLSVQDRISIGGRYTVRGFDGDLTLSADRGFYWRNDLATSLFPSHQFYMALDAGHVDGQSAQWLLGKTLVGGAMGLRGQFKVGGTFYYDAFIGKPLKKPEYFQNFDLNYGFSASYSF
- a CDS encoding toxin-activating lysine-acyltransferase, whose protein sequence is MNIGNISLIAPSHYPSEHWSEAEVLGSFMWLWQYVPNLKDAPLSYLMTRVVPFLQHRQFAVFIENNRVVGYVSWAFLNAETEKKYIKNQGLPMPVYEWNSGDRLWIIDWFAPFGHSKMMSKIVVGELFPLACMSSLYHRGKKTGLKVKRFKGNQVALKDFQQWQNLLLTNNKF